The genomic DNA ATGATTAGGGCCTGGGTTAATTTTACTAGCATAAGCACTGATTTTTACGCCCCGCAGTCGCAGATATTTGTACAGCGTCATTTTGGAAATGCCCACCGTTTTGGCAATTTCATCCACGCCTAATTTTTCCTCTTTGTAATACATTTCGGCCAACATCGCTTTTTTCTGCGCTTCGGCCGATAGCCCGCTGCGTCGTCCGCCCTTTCGCCCCCGGGCGCGGGCAGCTTCCAATCCCGCCTTGGTTCGCTCCCGAATCAGGTCTCTTTCAAACTCGGCCAATGATGCAAAAATATTGAGCACCAATCGCCCCTGAGGCGTAGTGGTATCAATGGAGTCGGTCAGGCTGCGCAGACCCACTCCCCGTTTTTCAAATTCAGCCACCAGCTCCAGCAGATTTTTCAGGGAGCGACCCAACCTGTCGAGCTTGTAAATACAAATCACATCTCCTTTCCGAAGTTGACTCATCATCTTTTCCAACTCAGGTCGGTCGGCTTTGATGCCCGAGGCTTTTTCCTGAAAGATCATTTCGCAGCCCGCTTTGGTGAGGGCATCCCATTGTAATTCTAAATTTTGGTCTTTGGTGGAGACTCTGGCGTAACCGATCAGCATTTGTATAGGTTTAATCAACGATTTTTAAAATTAATTATACTTTGATCACTATACAAGTTTTATTGACGGAATCGGTCTATTTTGGGTTATTTTTGGGTA from Runella rosea includes the following:
- a CDS encoding recombinase family protein, with the translated sequence MLIGYARVSTKDQNLELQWDALTKAGCEMIFQEKASGIKADRPELEKMMSQLRKGDVICIYKLDRLGRSLKNLLELVAEFEKRGVGLRSLTDSIDTTTPQGRLVLNIFASLAEFERDLIRERTKAGLEAARARGRKGGRRSGLSAEAQKKAMLAEMYYKEEKLGVDEIAKTVGISKMTLYKYLRLRGVKISAYASKINPGPNHP